In one Oceanotoga teriensis genomic region, the following are encoded:
- a CDS encoding class II SORL domain-containing protein encodes MLGDIIKKDDFKNEKHVPVIECPDKVKAGEEFMVEVQVGKEIAHPNTVEHHIAWIDLFIHYDGDPNTVNLGRFEFGAVVGQPHVKHVIKLDKPGKLIALSYCNIHGLWESSKEIVVE; translated from the coding sequence ATGTTAGGTGATATCATAAAAAAAGATGACTTCAAAAATGAAAAACATGTTCCAGTAATAGAATGTCCCGATAAAGTTAAAGCTGGAGAAGAATTCATGGTAGAAGTTCAAGTTGGAAAAGAAATAGCACATCCAAATACAGTTGAACATCATATTGCATGGATAGACTTATTTATTCATTATGATGGAGATCCTAATACAGTAAATCTTGGAAGATTTGAATTTGGTGCTGTTGTTGGACAACCTCATGTAAAGCATGTTATAAAATTAGACAAACCTGGTAAATTAATAGCTCTTTCTTATTGTAATATTCATGGTCTTTGGGAAAGTTCAAAAGAAATAGTGGTAGAATAA
- the rd gene encoding rubredoxin gives MKKYRCIICGYIYDPAEGDPDNGVNPGTSFDDIPEDWVCPLCGASKEDFEVVE, from the coding sequence ATGAAAAAGTACAGATGTATAATTTGTGGATACATTTATGACCCTGCTGAAGGAGATCCAGATAATGGAGTAAATCCAGGCACATCTTTTGATGATATTCCAGAAGATTGGGTATGCCCTTTATGTGGTGCTTCTAAAGAAGATTTTGAAGTAGTAGAATAA